Proteins encoded in a region of the Haloarcula sp. CBA1129 genome:
- a CDS encoding DUF58 domain-containing protein: MNTRETSQRNVGVSAALVAGGVGIVTGNPTVFMVAAVALVYAAYQAAIGDPEPTLTVERHVDPADPLPGSEVTVTLTLTNGGDATLPDVRVLDGVPERLEVVGGSPRFGTHLEAGASDSVTYTVEARRGDHAFTDVAVVCRNLTGTVEFAEQVPVETTLSCSASVDTVPLSGQTLAQSGRVPTNAGGNGLAFYAIREHQSTDPMSRVDWNRLAKTNELATVEFKETRAATVITLVDSRHHVAGEANAPTAVQFCAYAARQVGSALLGMDNRVGAAIYDSCETLQPSANRAQEQRLEAFLSTVVSGAATGSSRSRGSALLNTGTRTRRTQSPTGTADRYGITDGGDAVATLDRSIPSESQVVFCTPLLDDRAADAAKRLAAYGHAVTVVSPDMTTGDSPGSTVERIDRTARLDGLRGTVRVVDWTPAEPLAKALIHATERWA; this comes from the coding sequence ATGAACACGCGCGAAACGTCACAGCGTAACGTCGGCGTCTCGGCCGCGCTGGTGGCTGGCGGGGTCGGTATCGTCACTGGGAACCCGACGGTTTTCATGGTCGCGGCAGTGGCGCTGGTGTACGCGGCCTATCAGGCGGCTATCGGTGACCCTGAGCCGACGCTCACGGTCGAGCGGCACGTCGACCCGGCCGACCCGCTCCCCGGTTCGGAGGTGACCGTAACGCTGACGCTCACGAACGGCGGAGACGCGACACTGCCCGATGTTCGCGTCCTCGACGGCGTTCCGGAGCGGCTGGAAGTCGTGGGGGGGTCCCCGCGGTTCGGGACCCACCTCGAAGCCGGGGCGTCGGATTCAGTCACCTACACCGTCGAAGCCCGGCGCGGCGACCACGCCTTCACCGACGTGGCGGTCGTCTGCCGGAACCTGACCGGGACTGTCGAGTTCGCCGAACAGGTCCCCGTCGAGACGACGCTGTCGTGCAGTGCGAGCGTCGACACCGTCCCGCTCTCGGGCCAGACGCTCGCACAGTCCGGGCGCGTCCCGACGAACGCCGGCGGGAACGGGCTCGCCTTCTACGCCATCCGCGAGCACCAGTCCACAGACCCGATGAGCCGCGTCGACTGGAACCGCCTCGCGAAGACGAACGAGCTGGCGACAGTCGAGTTCAAGGAGACGCGAGCGGCCACCGTCATCACGCTCGTGGATAGTCGACATCACGTTGCAGGCGAGGCGAACGCGCCCACCGCCGTCCAGTTCTGTGCCTACGCGGCCCGGCAGGTCGGCTCGGCGCTCCTAGGGATGGATAACCGCGTCGGTGCCGCCATCTACGACAGTTGCGAGACGCTACAGCCGTCGGCGAATCGTGCACAGGAACAGCGATTGGAGGCGTTCCTGAGTACGGTCGTGAGTGGGGCTGCGACCGGTTCATCGCGGTCCCGCGGTTCAGCACTCCTCAACACCGGCACCCGAACCCGGCGAACGCAGTCGCCGACCGGAACGGCGGACCGGTACGGCATCACCGACGGCGGTGACGCAGTAGCGACGCTCGACCGCTCGATTCCGAGCGAGTCACAGGTCGTGTTCTGCACGCCCCTACTCGACGACCGGGCGGCCGATGCGGCAAAGCGGCTCGCTGCGTACGGGCACGCGGTCACGGTCGTCAGCCCGGACATGACAACTGGGGATAGCCCGGGCAGCACCGTCGAGCGAATCGACCGAACTGCTCGCCTCGACGGCCTTCGAGGCACGGTTCGAGTCGTCGATTGGACGCCAGCGGAACCGCTCGCCAAAGCTCTCATTCATGCAACGGAGCGGTGGGCATGA
- the coaBC gene encoding bifunctional phosphopantothenoylcysteine decarboxylase/phosphopantothenate--cysteine ligase CoaBC yields the protein MLTGVNVVLGVSGSIAAVKTVELAHELRRQGASVRAVMTDSATGIIHPWALSFATDNEVVTEITGSVEHVELCGRSGWGDVLLLAPATANTVGKVAGAIDDTPVTTCATTALGADVPVVVAPAMHEPMYDHPGVLDAIDRVESWGVDFVDPRIEEGKAKIATEEAIVTATARATGDRPLSGEHVVVTAGATTESVDPVRTLSNRSSGRTGRAVARACYARGADVTLVHDGPDVPYATVEQAESAAEMTEAVRRVAGSADALVSAAAISDYTVEEAPEKIKSGQAELTLTLEPTPKLIDTVRADHPALPIVGFKVETEGDDETLVERAREIRERAGLAFVVANDAGVMGDDETRALLVDADSATEYVGKKEGLGARVADELGDHLSSRD from the coding sequence ATGCTGACCGGAGTTAACGTCGTTCTGGGGGTGTCGGGGTCTATCGCGGCCGTCAAGACGGTGGAACTCGCACACGAACTCCGACGACAGGGCGCGTCCGTCCGGGCCGTGATGACCGACAGCGCGACAGGCATTATCCACCCGTGGGCGCTGTCGTTCGCGACGGACAACGAGGTGGTGACCGAAATCACGGGCAGCGTCGAACACGTCGAACTCTGCGGGCGCTCGGGCTGGGGGGACGTGCTCTTGCTCGCACCGGCGACGGCAAATACCGTCGGCAAGGTCGCCGGGGCAATCGACGACACGCCCGTGACGACGTGTGCGACGACTGCTCTCGGTGCTGACGTCCCGGTCGTCGTCGCGCCAGCGATGCACGAACCGATGTACGACCATCCCGGCGTGCTGGACGCTATCGACCGCGTCGAGTCATGGGGCGTCGATTTCGTTGACCCGCGAATCGAGGAGGGAAAGGCCAAAATCGCAACTGAGGAGGCCATCGTCACGGCGACCGCACGGGCCACGGGCGACCGGCCGCTTTCGGGAGAGCACGTCGTCGTGACCGCGGGCGCGACCACGGAGTCGGTCGATCCCGTGCGGACGCTCTCAAATCGCTCCTCGGGACGGACCGGCCGGGCAGTCGCGCGGGCCTGTTACGCCCGTGGAGCAGACGTGACACTCGTCCACGACGGACCGGACGTGCCGTACGCCACCGTCGAGCAGGCCGAATCCGCCGCGGAGATGACCGAGGCCGTCCGCCGGGTCGCTGGTTCGGCCGACGCACTGGTCTCGGCGGCCGCCATCTCGGATTACACCGTCGAGGAAGCCCCTGAGAAGATCAAGAGCGGGCAGGCAGAGTTGACGCTGACGCTCGAACCGACGCCGAAACTCATCGACACTGTCCGGGCTGACCACCCGGCCCTCCCCATCGTCGGGTTCAAAGTCGAAACCGAAGGCGATGACGAGACGCTGGTCGAACGCGCCCGGGAGATACGCGAGCGGGCCGGACTGGCCTTCGTGGTCGCCAACGACGCGGGCGTCATGGGCGACGACGAGACGCGTGCCCTGCTCGTCGACGCAGACTCGGCGACGGAGTACGTCGGCAAAAAGGAGGGGCTCGGCGCTCGTGTCGCCGACGAACTCGGTGACCATCTGTCCAGTCGCGACTGA
- a CDS encoding monovalent cation/H+ antiporter subunit E yields MTVRNTVAYAVEQAESAAREGQQRVSLHLVAVASTRAVDPDAQTELGQAKDLLDRIEVWLAEDLGADPPSNLDVELGVIGADRYLFSPGDYADAILAYADEHSIERVVLDPEFNPGGTTPMLRPLEVELVRGDVEVETAPVERPARSTALARAATLPKYLTIFGASYLFYLLLSSYKPLDFLTGAITATIVTALLAPIAFSRQPSLTRVPGQAARLALYIPYLLKEIAVANLEIAYVVLHPSLPIDPEMVELEAAIWGDGPVTTLANSITLTPGTLTVSVSEQAFDIHSLTGGAREDLFEGGLERAVRFVFYGREAAAIPSPRERGQGDDNDPIESDIGDPEVTDDD; encoded by the coding sequence GTGACGGTCCGGAACACCGTCGCCTACGCCGTTGAACAGGCCGAATCGGCGGCCAGAGAGGGACAGCAGCGGGTGTCGCTGCACCTCGTCGCCGTCGCAAGCACGCGCGCCGTCGACCCCGACGCTCAGACGGAACTCGGCCAAGCCAAGGACCTGCTCGACCGCATCGAGGTCTGGCTCGCCGAAGATCTGGGCGCTGACCCGCCGTCGAATCTCGACGTTGAACTGGGCGTCATCGGTGCCGACCGCTACCTGTTCAGCCCCGGCGATTACGCCGACGCGATACTGGCCTACGCTGACGAACACAGCATTGAGCGGGTCGTCCTCGATCCGGAGTTCAACCCGGGTGGGACGACGCCGATGCTCCGGCCGCTCGAAGTCGAACTCGTCCGGGGCGATGTCGAGGTCGAGACCGCACCAGTCGAGCGGCCGGCGCGGTCGACCGCGCTCGCTCGCGCCGCGACGCTCCCGAAGTATCTCACTATTTTCGGGGCGTCGTACCTGTTTTATTTGCTGTTGAGTTCGTACAAACCGCTGGATTTCCTCACTGGCGCGATAACGGCGACGATTGTCACTGCATTGCTTGCGCCAATCGCGTTCAGTCGCCAGCCGTCGCTGACTCGGGTTCCGGGACAGGCCGCTCGGCTGGCCCTCTACATCCCGTACCTCCTCAAAGAGATCGCCGTCGCAAACCTCGAAATCGCCTACGTCGTCTTGCACCCGTCACTACCAATCGACCCGGAAATGGTCGAACTGGAGGCCGCAATCTGGGGGGACGGGCCGGTGACGACGCTGGCAAACAGCATCACGCTGACGCCCGGAACACTCACGGTCAGCGTCTCCGAGCAGGCGTTCGATATCCATTCGCTCACTGGCGGGGCGCGCGAAGATCTATTCGAGGGCGGCCTTGAGAGGGCCGTCCGGTTCGTTTTCTACGGCCGGGAGGCAGCCGCGATTCCCTCGCCGCGCGAACGAGGGCAAGGGGACGACAACGACCCCATCGAGAGCGACATCGGCGACCCGGAGGTGACCGATGATGATTGA
- a CDS encoding cation:proton antiporter, which produces MIEFEAALLTIASAFVLFAIVSLYRVFAGPTDHDRVIAVNVMGTNTVIAIALVSGALDKPLFLDIALVYALLNFLLSIAFSKFNVEHGGVL; this is translated from the coding sequence ATGATTGAGTTCGAGGCGGCGCTACTTACGATCGCCAGCGCGTTCGTCCTGTTCGCTATCGTGTCGCTGTACCGCGTGTTCGCGGGGCCGACGGACCACGACAGAGTCATCGCAGTCAACGTGATGGGGACGAACACCGTCATCGCTATCGCGCTCGTCTCCGGCGCGCTCGATAAGCCGCTGTTCCTCGATATCGCGCTCGTGTACGCCCTGCTGAACTTCCTGCTCTCGATAGCGTTCTCGAAGTTCAACGTCGAGCACGGGGGTGTGCTATGA
- the mnhG gene encoding monovalent cation/H(+) antiporter subunit G codes for MTPLEWGIVALALVGAFFAGVASIGIVRLPDVYTRTHAASKSDTLGAVLAIAAAALAIQTDLATIKAVFLLVFMFLTNPTAAHAIARAAQDQGIEPWTAGDEEGES; via the coding sequence ATGACGCCGCTGGAGTGGGGTATCGTCGCGCTCGCACTGGTGGGTGCGTTCTTCGCTGGCGTCGCCTCGATCGGCATCGTCAGGTTGCCGGACGTGTACACTCGCACACACGCGGCGTCGAAAAGCGATACGCTGGGAGCCGTCCTCGCTATCGCTGCTGCCGCGCTCGCGATTCAGACCGACCTCGCGACCATCAAGGCCGTCTTCCTGCTTGTGTTCATGTTTCTGACGAACCCCACCGCCGCCCACGCCATCGCCCGGGCGGCACAGGATCAGGGTATCGAGCCGTGGACTGCCGGCGATGAGGAGGGAGAGTCATGA
- a CDS encoding DUF4040 domain-containing protein: protein MTLSLIEGLLLVFVLGCAIGAAVLRDVLASLMAFAAYSLGISIIWVMLEAPDVGLTEAAVGAGIMTILFILALANTVRPQENGLFESISVRTVVLVGAFVVVMIATVPSLPAVGAEGAANPVVSGEVTQYYIDNAYADTEVHNAVTAVLAAYRGFDTLGEAVVVFSAGVAALTVLRQEVFA, encoded by the coding sequence ATGACGCTCTCGCTCATCGAGGGACTGTTGCTGGTATTCGTGCTGGGCTGTGCTATCGGCGCAGCTGTACTCCGTGACGTGCTGGCGTCGCTGATGGCGTTTGCCGCCTACAGCCTCGGCATTTCCATTATCTGGGTGATGCTTGAGGCCCCCGACGTGGGGCTGACCGAAGCGGCTGTCGGGGCCGGCATCATGACGATCCTGTTCATCTTGGCGCTAGCAAACACCGTTCGGCCACAGGAGAACGGCCTGTTCGAGTCGATCAGCGTCCGGACCGTCGTGCTGGTCGGCGCGTTCGTCGTCGTCATGATTGCGACCGTTCCGTCACTGCCCGCTGTTGGAGCAGAGGGCGCGGCAAACCCAGTCGTCAGCGGCGAAGTGACACAGTACTACATCGACAACGCGTACGCAGACACGGAGGTCCACAACGCGGTAACTGCTGTGCTCGCGGCCTACCGTGGATTCGATACGCTGGGTGAGGCAGTCGTGGTCTTCTCAGCCGGGGTCGCGGCACTGACCGTCCTCAGGCAGGAGGTGTTCGCATGA
- a CDS encoding Na(+)/H(+) antiporter subunit B, translated as MSSDERTGLYVESTIIMTTVRVVSPFVLTFALFVMFHGANSPGGGFQGGVIAGSVVMMLAFAYGIDAAREWLDVRVVAALASGGVLTFAAIGLGTILLGGNFLEYHLYEQFVSHATAYGIELVELGIGGIVASVAIGLFFLLAAGFGHAVDSPEDES; from the coding sequence ATGAGTAGCGACGAGCGAACTGGGCTGTACGTCGAGAGCACGATTATCATGACGACGGTCCGCGTGGTGTCGCCGTTCGTGCTCACCTTTGCCCTGTTCGTGATGTTCCACGGGGCGAACTCCCCCGGCGGCGGATTTCAGGGCGGGGTCATCGCTGGCTCAGTCGTGATGATGCTCGCTTTCGCCTACGGCATCGACGCGGCCCGTGAGTGGCTCGATGTCCGCGTCGTCGCAGCGCTCGCGTCCGGCGGCGTGCTCACGTTCGCAGCAATCGGGCTGGGAACGATTCTCCTTGGGGGGAACTTCCTCGAATATCACCTGTACGAACAGTTCGTCTCGCACGCGACCGCGTACGGCATCGAACTCGTTGAACTGGGCATCGGTGGCATCGTCGCCAGCGTCGCCATCGGCCTCTTTTTCCTGCTTGCGGCCGGGTTCGGCCACGCCGTCGACTCACCGGAGGATGAGAGCTAA
- a CDS encoding cation:proton antiporter subunit C: MFELLNSHYNYFAVMLLLGIGLYMLIESQNLVKKVIGMNIFQTGIFLFFITLAFRAGGNPPIIEEGGGPYVSPLPHVLILTAIVVGVSLTAVALALIIRIYTEYGTLDEDKLKQLYYD; this comes from the coding sequence ATGTTTGAACTGCTGAACTCACATTACAACTACTTCGCAGTGATGCTCCTGCTGGGTATCGGCCTCTACATGCTCATCGAGTCCCAGAACCTCGTAAAGAAGGTCATCGGGATGAACATCTTCCAGACGGGCATCTTCCTGTTTTTCATCACGCTTGCGTTCAGGGCCGGCGGAAACCCGCCGATAATCGAGGAGGGTGGCGGCCCCTACGTCAGCCCGCTACCACACGTCCTCATCCTGACCGCTATCGTCGTCGGGGTGAGTCTGACCGCCGTGGCACTGGCGCTTATCATCCGCATCTACACCGAGTACGGCACACTGGACGAAGACAAACTCAAACAGCTCTACTATGATTGA
- a CDS encoding monovalent cation/H+ antiporter subunit D family protein: protein MIEQLPVLLVVLPIVGGAVPLVASLVSDRAGWPIATLTLVGQAGLAGLLAWTVSASGTVSYAVGGFAAPYGIELVVDGLSGAVALLVAVVSLGVLAYARQAGPHSNPFYGLYLLLVAGLTGMTITGDVFNLYVFLEITGLAAYGLVASGRDASAAVAALKYLIIGTVGASLYLLGIGYLLAATGTLNMADLAEKLGSMAAYDSTLVLTAFGLMVGGLTVKVALFPLHTWQPDAYANAPDTVSAFISALVSTVSAYALARLLFSVFTVEFLTAVPVARWALVGLACVSIIAGSALAVSQDSVQRMLAYSSVSQFGLVVAGFAIATPLAVVGATVHLLGHAVMKGGLFAATGIIERKTGATTVNGYAGMGSRVPLTAFSFAVLSLAMVGVPPAIGFVGKWYIVLGAVNAGSWPVVAVLLASTLLTLAYFARLVERLYFAEATIHSEDASGEAPVTDGSGQAVSFGMVAVVVIAAVLAVALTAAVPALEQVLRETLLPILNQ, encoded by the coding sequence ATGATTGAACAACTCCCTGTGTTGCTGGTGGTCCTGCCGATTGTCGGCGGCGCGGTGCCGCTGGTCGCCAGCCTCGTGAGCGACCGGGCCGGGTGGCCCATCGCGACGCTGACGCTCGTCGGACAGGCTGGCTTGGCCGGCCTGCTCGCGTGGACCGTCAGCGCGAGCGGGACCGTTTCCTACGCGGTCGGTGGTTTCGCCGCCCCGTACGGTATCGAACTCGTCGTCGACGGGCTTTCGGGGGCCGTTGCCCTGCTCGTGGCCGTCGTGTCCCTAGGCGTGCTCGCGTACGCCCGGCAGGCCGGCCCGCACTCGAACCCCTTCTATGGCCTGTACCTCCTGTTGGTCGCCGGCCTGACGGGTATGACGATCACCGGCGACGTGTTCAATCTCTACGTGTTCCTCGAAATCACGGGGCTTGCGGCGTACGGCCTCGTGGCGAGCGGCCGGGACGCCAGTGCCGCTGTCGCGGCGCTGAAGTACCTCATTATCGGGACCGTCGGGGCCTCGTTGTATCTGCTCGGCATCGGCTACCTGCTCGCGGCAACGGGCACGCTCAACATGGCCGACCTCGCCGAGAAGCTCGGTTCGATGGCGGCCTACGACTCGACGCTGGTCCTGACCGCCTTCGGGCTGATGGTCGGCGGGCTGACGGTGAAGGTGGCCCTGTTCCCCCTGCACACTTGGCAGCCCGACGCCTACGCGAACGCCCCAGATACGGTAAGCGCGTTCATTTCCGCGCTCGTCTCGACAGTCTCGGCGTACGCGCTCGCTCGCCTGCTGTTTTCCGTGTTCACCGTGGAGTTCCTGACGGCCGTGCCAGTCGCCCGCTGGGCGCTGGTCGGCTTGGCCTGCGTGAGCATCATTGCGGGGAGCGCGCTCGCCGTCTCGCAGGACAGCGTCCAGCGGATGCTCGCGTACTCCTCGGTGTCGCAGTTCGGTCTTGTCGTCGCCGGGTTCGCCATCGCAACCCCGCTTGCCGTCGTCGGCGCAACCGTCCACCTGCTCGGTCACGCAGTGATGAAAGGCGGGCTGTTCGCCGCGACGGGCATCATCGAGCGCAAGACGGGCGCGACAACTGTGAACGGCTACGCCGGGATGGGGAGCCGCGTCCCGCTCACGGCGTTTTCCTTTGCCGTGCTCTCGCTGGCGATGGTCGGGGTTCCACCGGCAATCGGCTTCGTCGGCAAGTGGTACATCGTCCTCGGCGCGGTCAACGCAGGGAGCTGGCCGGTCGTGGCCGTATTGCTTGCGAGTACGCTGCTGACGCTCGCGTACTTCGCCCGCCTCGTCGAGCGGCTCTACTTCGCAGAAGCGACCATCCACTCGGAGGATGCGTCTGGGGAGGCCCCCGTCACGGACGGGAGCGGACAAGCGGTCTCGTTCGGGATGGTTGCCGTCGTCGTCATCGCAGCCGTTCTCGCGGTCGCGCTGACCGCAGCCGTCCCGGCGCTTGAACAGGTGCTTCGAGAAACGCTTCTACCCATTCTAAACCAATGA
- a CDS encoding cation:proton antiporter: protein MTEFRPILAILVSAVAIPVILSLKGRPNLREGVTLTVAFAKFGIIASMVPGVLSGTEYEFVIGQFATGIELAFNVDPLGLLFGLLASLLWIVTSFYSIGYMRGLDEHAQTRYFASFAASLASAVGVAFASNLLTLFVCYELLTVSTYPLVTHDETDKARAAGRKYLAYTFGGGVAVLGGTVLVFVLAGTTAFTPGGLEDLATADPTLARAAFALLAAGFGVKAALMPAHSWLPDAMVAPTPVSGLLHAVAVVKSGVFGIARVVLDVYGTGTMEQLGVGLPLAAIAAFTLLTASIIALRQDNLKRRLAYSTISQLSYIVLGLGLLHGQALTGGLLHIPAHAFMKLTLFFCAGAIHVETHTDDISDMAGIGKRMPLTMAAFAVAAAGMAGIPLVAGFVSKWYLVIGALSLDGGLVFAAALLVSGVLNIAYFWPIVYQAYFESPESHDEKPLIEGPLGGRDGVRADGGGDHESDAAGDHADEGEVPEPQHVDHLGKHHEDHEHHGGPPEGGWDDRSWRGGESTWFMLGPILTAATLSLLLGTMPYTAVFLRIVDTIVDNLPGVVA from the coding sequence ATGACTGAATTCCGACCCATCCTAGCAATACTCGTCTCGGCGGTGGCTATCCCTGTGATTCTCTCGCTCAAAGGCCGGCCAAATCTGCGAGAGGGGGTGACCCTGACTGTCGCGTTCGCAAAGTTCGGTATTATTGCGAGCATGGTCCCCGGCGTCCTGAGTGGGACAGAGTACGAGTTCGTCATCGGACAGTTCGCCACCGGCATCGAACTGGCGTTCAACGTCGACCCACTCGGCCTCCTCTTCGGCCTGCTCGCGAGCCTACTGTGGATCGTTACGAGCTTCTACAGTATCGGCTACATGCGCGGACTGGACGAACACGCACAGACGCGCTACTTCGCCTCCTTCGCCGCCAGCCTCGCGTCGGCCGTCGGCGTCGCGTTCGCGTCGAACCTGCTGACGCTGTTCGTCTGTTACGAACTGCTGACGGTGTCGACGTACCCGCTGGTCACCCACGACGAGACCGACAAGGCCCGCGCCGCCGGCCGGAAGTACCTCGCGTACACCTTCGGCGGCGGCGTCGCCGTGCTGGGCGGGACCGTCCTCGTGTTCGTCCTCGCTGGGACGACCGCGTTCACGCCCGGCGGTCTCGAAGACCTTGCGACGGCAGACCCGACGCTGGCGCGGGCGGCGTTTGCCCTGCTTGCAGCCGGCTTCGGCGTCAAAGCCGCGCTGATGCCGGCCCACTCTTGGCTCCCGGACGCGATGGTCGCACCAACGCCGGTGTCGGGCCTGTTGCACGCCGTCGCAGTCGTCAAGAGCGGCGTGTTCGGCATCGCCCGCGTCGTGCTGGACGTGTACGGGACCGGAACGATGGAACAGCTCGGCGTCGGCCTCCCGCTCGCTGCGATTGCGGCCTTTACGCTCCTGACCGCGAGTATCATCGCGCTCAGACAGGACAACCTCAAGCGCCGGCTGGCGTACTCGACGATTAGCCAGCTCTCGTATATCGTGCTGGGGCTGGGACTGCTCCACGGGCAGGCCCTGACCGGTGGCTTGCTCCACATCCCCGCGCATGCGTTCATGAAGCTCACGCTGTTCTTCTGTGCCGGCGCGATCCACGTCGAAACGCATACTGACGACATCAGCGACATGGCTGGCATCGGGAAGCGGATGCCGCTGACGATGGCCGCCTTCGCCGTCGCCGCGGCCGGGATGGCCGGTATCCCACTCGTGGCCGGGTTCGTCAGCAAATGGTACCTCGTCATCGGGGCGTTGAGCCTCGATGGCGGGCTCGTCTTTGCCGCTGCGCTACTGGTCTCGGGCGTCCTCAACATCGCATACTTCTGGCCTATCGTCTACCAAGCGTACTTCGAATCGCCGGAGAGCCACGACGAAAAGCCACTTATCGAGGGGCCACTTGGAGGGCGGGACGGAGTCCGAGCCGACGGCGGTGGAGACCATGAGTCGGACGCTGCCGGCGACCACGCCGACGAGGGCGAGGTACCGGAGCCCCAACACGTCGACCACCTCGGCAAGCATCACGAGGATCACGAACACCACGGTGGCCCGCCCGAAGGCGGCTGGGACGACCGCAGCTGGCGCGGCGGTGAAAGCACGTGGTTCATGCTCGGGCCGATACTGACTGCGGCCACGCTGTCGCTCCTGCTGGGGACGATGCCGTACACCGCGGTCTTCCTGCGAATCGTCGACACCATTGTCGATAATCTCCCGGGGGTGGTCGCCTGA
- a CDS encoding Na(+)/H(+) antiporter subunit D produces the protein MSTLTMVPPVVVLLALAVVVSRLPRRAGHAVGALVPALAVPWAVMVPEGAHLQTQFLGFDAVLLNVDPFSRLMGIIFGLIAAVAVLYSYASEADTTQTGYALSYVATSFGAVFAGDWLTLIFFWELMAVTSTLLVWHYGGKAVRAGFRYALLHGLGGTLLMAAILRHYVEVETFLFASVPGGPETAGITSGLAAALAAIGIGVNVGFIGLHAWLPDTYPRPHIAASVFLCVFTTKTGVYGMYRAFPNGHEAIAYMGGGMAIFGALFALFQNDMRRLLSYHIQSQVGYMVAGVGIGTSLAQAGAFAHVFNHILYKGLLFMTAGVVIYRTGTESLKKLGGLAREMPITAGAFSVAALSIAGFPGFNGFVSKGIIISGSHYTFGKGPLPLGEFYTLEWMLLLGGIGTFMSFIKFGYYAFFHGTYDGSVPDANRLQSVAMVSVAALCVIYGVYDTALFAILPFDVTSDAVVGHVYETYTVPHLIEGVTLAVLGLLGFAVTKKPLSKLGRVPDVDKLYNPAVFYGSRGLVVGVTELYAAVDRAAVQATGVVTRTVTAPNDVLARLRDDDSLVHPMRAGIGLSILILAVFVTVTLLALSLFARYIVIITHYTGC, from the coding sequence ATGTCGACGCTGACGATGGTGCCGCCGGTCGTCGTCCTGCTCGCACTGGCAGTCGTGGTCTCACGGCTCCCGCGGCGTGCTGGACACGCCGTCGGCGCACTCGTGCCGGCGCTGGCGGTGCCGTGGGCCGTCATGGTGCCCGAGGGCGCACACCTCCAGACCCAGTTCCTCGGGTTCGACGCCGTGCTGCTGAACGTCGACCCGTTCTCCCGGCTGATGGGCATCATCTTCGGACTCATCGCCGCTGTCGCCGTTCTCTACTCCTACGCCAGCGAGGCCGACACGACACAGACCGGCTACGCCCTCTCGTATGTGGCGACCAGCTTCGGGGCCGTGTTCGCCGGTGACTGGCTGACGCTCATCTTCTTCTGGGAGCTGATGGCCGTCACCAGCACGCTGCTAGTGTGGCACTACGGCGGCAAAGCGGTCCGGGCCGGCTTCCGGTACGCACTCCTGCACGGACTGGGTGGCACGCTGTTGATGGCCGCTATCCTCCGTCACTACGTCGAAGTGGAAACCTTCCTGTTCGCGTCAGTGCCGGGCGGTCCGGAGACGGCCGGTATCACGTCCGGGCTGGCCGCCGCACTGGCCGCCATCGGTATCGGAGTCAACGTCGGCTTCATCGGCCTGCACGCGTGGCTACCCGACACCTATCCGCGGCCACACATCGCCGCCAGCGTCTTCCTCTGTGTGTTCACGACAAAGACCGGCGTCTACGGGATGTACCGCGCGTTCCCTAACGGCCACGAGGCCATCGCGTACATGGGCGGCGGAATGGCAATCTTCGGCGCACTGTTTGCACTGTTCCAGAACGACATGCGGCGGCTCCTCTCGTATCACATCCAGTCCCAAGTCGGGTACATGGTCGCCGGGGTCGGCATCGGGACCTCACTCGCTCAGGCTGGCGCGTTCGCCCACGTATTCAACCACATCCTCTATAAGGGCCTCCTGTTCATGACCGCTGGTGTCGTCATCTACCGGACCGGCACGGAAAGCCTGAAGAAGCTCGGCGGTCTGGCCCGCGAGATGCCGATTACCGCAGGTGCGTTCTCCGTCGCTGCGCTCTCAATCGCCGGTTTCCCCGGCTTCAACGGCTTCGTCAGCAAGGGCATCATCATCTCCGGAAGTCACTACACCTTCGGCAAGGGACCGCTCCCGCTCGGTGAGTTCTATACGCTTGAATGGATGCTGCTGCTGGGTGGCATCGGCACATTCATGTCGTTCATCAAGTTCGGCTACTACGCGTTCTTCCATGGCACGTATGACGGCAGCGTGCCGGACGCGAACCGCCTGCAAAGTGTCGCAATGGTGTCTGTAGCCGCGCTCTGTGTTATCTACGGTGTGTACGACACGGCACTGTTCGCCATCCTTCCGTTCGACGTGACCAGCGACGCCGTCGTCGGTCACGTCTACGAGACCTACACCGTGCCACACCTCATCGAGGGGGTCACTCTCGCTGTCCTTGGACTGCTTGGCTTCGCGGTAACAAAGAAACCCCTGTCGAAACTCGGCCGCGTTCCAGATGTCGATAAACTGTACAATCCGGCCGTGTTCTACGGCTCTCGTGGACTCGTTGTCGGCGTGACCGAACTGTATGCTGCTGTGGACCGCGCAGCGGTGCAGGCCACTGGTGTCGTCACACGGACAGTGACCGCACCGAACGACGTGCTTGCGCGACTCCGCGACGACGACAGCCTCGTACATCCAATGCGGGCTGGCATCGGACTCAGCATCCTCATTCTCGCAGTATTCGTGACGGTGACGCTGCTGGCCCTTTCGTTATTTGCAAGATATATCGTGATAATTACACACTATACCGGATGTTGA